GGCTCGGCAGATCATCACTCGTGATTTCTAGTTTATATTGTTTTCACTGTACACGCACGTACATCAACGTAAATCCAGATATTAAAATTATTGCACAAATGGTCTACTCTGCTTACAAGACTGTGAAATATTTATCTTCCATTAGGTTAAAAACAGCTTCAACAGAACTCTACTTTATATAGATGTGTAAACATGAGTAAATTAATAAATGCAAAGGATGTTGTAATGACCTTAGATACTGTAAGATATTTATCTCCTCAGCAGATTTGTTCGCCGTTAGATGGTTCTTGCTGGTCCATAAAAGATTTTAGCACGACAGAGTGCGTTTATAGAAGAAAATGCTTTAAAAACGTAACAGAAAATCTGCTTCCTGACTTTGTACCGAGAAACTGTCTCACTTAACTTTGAGGCTGTGGTTCTTCTTTTTGGGCAGATCCTTCTGGACCTGACGGGCCCGAGTGCCAAAACCCAGAGACTGCAGAGATTCTGTGATGAAGCGCTGCGTCGGGGACACGCACAGCATCACCAGCAACTTGGCATCGCCTCCTGCTGGGCAAAATGGTGAGTGACCAGAGGAATTACACAGCAAATAAAGGTCGTAACATCACATTTTAAATGGCTGTATGTAATCAAAGGAAATGGaacttaaattaattttatttcctGAAGTAGAAGGCTCAAACATCAGCCACGTGTAAACGGAATAGCCTCCTAAACATGGTAGTTGGTTGTTCGACTTTTAGCGAGTTCAAATCAGAATTTTCATTCATTCCTTCCAAAACTTTAGTTTCTTTTGAACCATTCTGGGTTTTTATCCACCCACCAATTTAAATTCCACGtatgtgtttaaaataaaagttatttcaaatatGAAAACGTGTCCATAAACCTCCAGATTCAACATGATATTTAAGTGTAATGAAAAAGCAGGAAATCATCACTTTGAAAGATTTCAAAATGATTATTTCGTCCACTGTTGTGAAACTGGCTGAGCAAGTTCAAAACAATGAATAAGGCCAGTTATAATTATTTGTGTCTGGGAATGAATTGCCTGATGTTTATATTTGGTTACAGGCGCTGCACGTGTATTTGAGGGCGTGCATGTGAGGCTCACCTATGGCGTCCTGCAGCAGGTGAGTGAGTTTGCTGTTCCTGTAGGGAACGTGTGGTCGCTGCTCAGCCAGAGCGCCCAGAACATCCGACAGCGCAGACAGACTGCGGTTCGTGCAGGACGCCTCCCGTAGTGCTGCACCTGACACTCCAGACACACCTGATCACAAACACACGCTGGTTTAGTCTGTCAGGAAGAAAACCTGACCGCGCTGAGCCCGGCTTACCAACACACTCGCTCCCGGCCAGGTCCACCAGCTGCAGTTTGGTTCTGAAGGGAGCCTGTGAGATGCTGCTCCTGGGAGAGGCGCAAGGGGAGGGACAGGGAGAGGTGGCGGGGCTTGCAGAAAGCTCGTCGGTTGAGTGGCGGGTGGCAGGATTAGCACGTCTGCAGCGTGGACTCCACCACTGCGTCTTACGGGAGCACTGAGAGCCGTTAACGCTCTGTAGCCTGCGAGCTAAAAGAAAGACACAGTAACATGTAGTTTAGCTTTTATAATCACACCATAAAATAagcacttgatacttacaccaaATGTACTGCTGTGACACAGCTGATTAGACAGAGTCTTTATATATGATGGTGACACAAATGGAACTGCATGCACAAATTAAtttctttataataataattaattcatAAATCACTTTACATTATAagacaaatctcaaagtgctacacacACAAATTTCAGAGCCATGGAGCAGATGCTGCAAAGGATTTGATTGCCCATTGTATGAAGTTTGGTCCTGGGGGGGAGAGACGGTGAGTATTTGTTCACTGGAGGTGTTCCTTTTTCAGTTCTTTGAGATATTCCGGAGCATTTCCATGGATGCACTGGTGGTTAAGTAGATTGAGTTTATATTGAATGTGGAGGTGATACTGGGAGCCATTGAATCGTCCTGAGGGTTGGTGTGATGTGCTCATATTTCTGCACCCTCATCAGGATCCTGGCTGCGCTGTTTTGGATGAGTTGGAGCTTTTGAAGGCTCCTACCAGGGATCCTGACAAGgagtgcattacaatagtccagcctggcgGTGACAAAGGTGTGGACCAGCCTTTCAGCATCACAGAGGGGTGGTGTTTGGCTATGTTCCTGAGATGGTTTTACAGAGGTGATGGCCGTGTGTATCAAACGACAGGCGGGTGTCAAACCTGACCTCCAGATTTGTAAGAGAAGAGGAAAAGGTGATGGTTTGGCCAGAAAAAGAAATCCAGTTAATGGGAGAGGAACTGATGGAGCTAGTGGGGTTACTGATTAAAAGAGCTTCGGTCTTTGCTGAAGTAAGCTGGAGAAAGTTCTCAGACATCCACGcctctatctcctccaggcaCTAGATGAGTGTCATCAGCGTAGCAGTGGAACGAGACTCCATGCTTTCTAATGACGTGGCCCAGGGGAAGCATGTAGATGTTTGCATAAATAATTCCAGGGTGTTAACGTGAAAATGCTACATAAATTCTAAGGTGCAGAGAACTTGACAATTCTTGAGCCTGTTGCTGTTAACATGCACGGCTTGTAACCGTGTTTAAAAGAATGCCTCACCCACAGCCAGAGCAGTGCGGCTTTTGGAGGAAATGCTGAGTGTGACGATGAGGTGAGAGCGTGGACGAGGGTGGGGCAACGAGTCCTAACCTTCAGGATACTGTTGACGATCTGCATCACCTCCGAGGCGTTACACACCAGCCTGTCAAATCAACAAGTTTAACGTCACaaaaatgaatttgtttttggTGCCAAATCTCAATTTTCATATGGCTGCACTCACTCGTGTGTGAGGGCGGTGACTTGGCTGGTACCGGAGGAGATGGTGATGACGTCTCGGCGTTGGCCCGCCGTGTTGCCCTGCTCGTCTCTGGCCAAAAGGTCAAACACCTCGTTGTTGTACACTTCCAGAACTGACACCTCCACAGTGTGGCTGTCTGCAGGAGTCTCAGAAATTAATCTGAGCCATGTGCACAAACGGAACAAAAGCTTCAGGTTTAGATCCTCAGTGCACTTTGGGGATGAACTGATTATGGTGGCCATGACATGCTAAACACGACAAAATTACaaacacaggttttttttttatgaattttgtGACACCTCCACAGTGTGGCTGTCTGCAGGAGTCTCAGAAATTAATCTGAGCCATGTGCACAAAGAGAACAAAAGCTTCAGGTTTAGATCCTCAGTGCACTTTGGGGATGAACTGATTATGGTGGCCATGACATGCTAAACACAACAAAATTACAAACACGGGATAAAACATGTTAGAAAATGTTTTTGTTGCCTCTTCATTTTTTCTGTATCTGTCTTCAGTCTGACCACATTATGTTGTGGGATGAACCTGTCAAAGGACTATGTAAGgacgaagccagcacctgttgaacatgcttttctctttgaaagcctgaggaaaatgggacgttcaagacgttgttcagaacagcgtagtttgattaaaaagttgattggagaggggaaacttatacgcaggtgcaaaaaaattataggctgttcatctacaatgatctccaatgctttaaaatagacaaaaaaaaaaacagacgcgtggaagaaaatggaaaacaaccatcaaaatgtttagaataataaccagaatggcaaaggctcacccattgatcagctccagaatgatcaaagacagtctggagttacctgtaagtgctgtgacagttagaagacgcctgtgtgaagctaatttatttgcaagaatcccccgcaaagtccctctgttaaataaaagacgtgcagaagaggttacaatttgctaaagaacacatcagctggcctaaagagaaatggaggaatattttgtggactgatgagagtaaaactgttctttttgggtccaagggccgcagacagtttgtgagacgaccctcaaactctgaattcaagccacagttcacagtgaagacagtgaagcatggtggtgcaagcatcatgatatgggcatgtttctcctactatggtgttgggcctatatatcacataccaggtatcatggatcagtttggatatgtcaaaatacttgaagaggtcatgttgccttatgctgaagaggacatgcccttgaaatgggtgtttcaacaagacagtgaccccaagcacacgagtaaacgtgcaaaatcttggttccaaaccaacaaaattaatgcctcgcagatgtgacgaaatcatgaaaaactgtggttatacaactaaatactagtttagtgattcacaggattgctaaaaaaaaaaaaattgaacataatagttttgagtttgtagcatcaacagcagatgctactattattgtgaacacccccttttctacttttttttttttactaatagcccaatttcatagccttaagattgtgcatatcatgaatgcttggtcttgttggatttgtgagaatctactggtaccttgtttcccatgtaacaataagaaatatactcaaaacctggattactctttttagtcacatagcactactattattctgaacactactgtacttttaAAGTTATGTAAAAAAGGCAGATCCAGGAAGTTACAACTGATATTGTGAGATGGAACATAAAATGTTCAGGGGAACAAGccatgcaattttttttatttttattttttaaacaatataaataaatgcacttgagtgctcttctagttagtttgtaaaatgtgttgcATACATACATAATGCATGCATTATGTATGCATTATGCATACATAATGTAATGTGAATGTATTAATCATGCACACAATGAAGTCCAATAAATAGTGTTTATCTTCCAGTGTTTATTCAGCGTGTTGGTTGATGCCTCAGCTGAAGAgttcagctgcagctgttgggATAATACCctgcagctcctcctgctgacttTCTAAGTGCTCAGGCTGTGTCTGACATCCCATcatagtgtgtgtctttccacTTCCTGTCTGTCCATatgccatgatacagacattatAACTGCAGAGCATGATGGGAGATGAGATGGTTTAATATTGGAGGACTGCAGTTGTGCAGTGTTTGCTACGACTGAAAGCAGCTTTGCTGTTTTACTGCATCTCACTCACCCGTCCAGCAAAGATGTGAGGAGCGGCCTAACTTCCTCAAATACAGCATCCTGGGAGTCCTCTGGTCCGTGCACCCTAAAAGAGCACTAATTATTAACAAACACCATCACATCATGTTGTCTGGAACTTGTTGTTACCTCTCAAACTCAAACATCTTGTTGTGCACAAGCGTCCCAGGCCTCGTGCAGTTCACCATCACCGTGTCCTAAGAACATCCAGGACACACAAGAGGTCAGTGGGTAAGCGTACTAAGGAAAAGAGCCAATAAATCACCAAAATCTGTGTCAAACTCACATCGCTGACAGCAAAAACCACCGGTTCAGATGACACGGGCCTGCAAACACAGCCGCTGGCACAATTACAACAGAAAAATACAGAATTCTGTCTCATTTGAGTTTCTCCAGTCTACATGTTTGCTGACAGATTTCAGAATTGTTCAAAGTGAATTAAAGTTTCTCTGAATGATCCAAAACATCACAAATATCTTGAATATTTCAGATTAACTGGTTGCAGAGAAAAATCCTTCAGATCAGCTTTGAAATAAAACATTACAGATATCAATTTACTTGAAATCTATTTAAATGACATGATCTGGTTTTTAACTGGTTCTAAATGATATAAACTACTTCGCTAAAGATAAAGGTACAGCCTCAGGAATCGAACCAGCTACTCTGTAGAACACAAGATATTGTTTATGTCACCTTAATCCTGAGGCCAATCATTAATCAAAGTCATTGATCATGAAAATAACCCTTGGATCATCTGGACTGTTGTAGTATTTTATGGTAAATACTCTGGACTCACCCTGATCCGGGGATGAGGGACTGGATGCGGTCAAAGTGGAGAACTGGACGCACCCTGCAGTGAACCCTGATGTTCCCTCTCAGCTCCtacaacaacacaaacacaaacagacagcTCCTGACTGCAAACAGTTTAGAAAAACGAACTCCGTTTTAATCAAAAAGATGAAACTGTACACATAAAAGAGgatattcatttacattttcagatTGTTGATAAATCATACCTTAAGTGGTACACAACAAAATCAAGCACCTATAGCACCTGTAAATGTAGTAAAATGTACATAATGTGGGGAAAAACCTATTGAATTTCATTAATTTCCTGTGGCCAAAGTCAAACAAGGCTTCCAGGCAAATATAGTACCTCACCACTGTCAGTTCGTTTTTGACTCGGCTTAACATCATCATCACATTGATGTCACAGATGCCAGAGGTCTGATACGTTTGTTAGCCCCAGCATAACAGAGAACTTTGCAGGAAACTGTCTCAATAGCTCATCTACGTCCTGAGATATGGTCAATAGTGTTTTTTCAACGATGACCTCTAATTTGACCTTGACATGATCTATACTGCCAGACAACAGTCCAATGAGTTTATCCAATAACTTCGCCTGAAATTACTCTTACAGCCTCTTGACTGTTTATGGCCAGCAGAGGGCACCATCACCACCAGTCACCTTAGCACAACAACCAGCCCTGTATTGGGcaacatattggcctctctctcctagcctgagaGTGACTGGCGGCCGAGACGCTGATGTCAGCCCATGCATCAGCCTCATGTTGATGTGGCATgagtgctgctctcctattggtcgtttaggagtgggaaatctcactccaaaatggaggccagtatcggcccaattcatagccgggctGGTTGTCGGGCTACAATCACCTGAAGAGCTTTGGATTGAAGGGGGaaaaaacagctttttaaaaatcatcTACTACTGGTTTTATTCACATTTTCAATGAAGTAATTTCCAGTGAAAAGCAAAGTTTGAGGTGGAGTAAGGAAATGTTTAATATTACAAATTGGGGTGTTTTAGATCTTGGCTTGGGTATGCACTGGAAAAACTGAAGATACAAACTTACTGTGAACCTCGGCTCTGTTCAGACCGGTGCTGGCCTGGTCCAGTTTGTCCAGCAGCTCCCGGCTCTGGTTCTTCAGTTCTGCTGCAGAGGTCAggtagagtgcacaaacctctcTCAGGTTGCGTTTCACAGCCTGTAAGAAAGAGAACGTTAGATTTACTCTGCAAACTGCCAGCACAGACCTCTGGTGTTACACAGCTGTGTTTGTTGTACCTGGACATCAGACAGCACCTTGGCCAGAGCAGCCCGGGTTGGAGTCTGACTGGACCTCCGGTGCTGGAGGTGTCTTggagtattggacttctgtccatGGTCTCGGTGTAACTTCCCCAGATACTGAAGATGAGAAAGACAGTGCACTGCCGTGTCATGTATGTGATCATCCACTGACATAATGGCACCCttaaacaccaaaacctgaatcCACTATCAGATTTCCACTGATCAGGAAATGCAGAATAACACAGGAGGCACGGAGTCTGAGTTAAATCCGTAATGAAAGGAATGATGAAGAATTCCTGTTTTAAAACTTTTGTGTAATGTAGATCAATTTTCTTACCTCAGCAAGTCTCAAATGAAGAATAGCATTCTCTGTCTCCAGCTCCAATATTCGCTCCTCTTTACTCTGAAAGGAGGGGAAATAAATCAGTATTTCTAATTTTATGGTACCGGAGACCAAACTTTATTATAGTTACTAACTTTAATCATAAATTGTAGTAAAACACTCCTTATACACTAACATAGACTAGTAATCAAACTCCTTGACTGGATTTAAAATCTAAACTCCTCTTACTCTCAGTTTGTGTTCCAGCAGATGGACCTGATGAGCAAACATCTTGTCCTTATTTATAAAGAGCGACATTTTGATTTCTTTAAAAAGACAAAGAGGTAACAGGGAGGACGGCAGGTGGCCGTGTGTTTTCCTTCCTCACTGACTGAGTCTGCCAGCTCATTTAATCCGATTAGGATCCAGCAAGCCTCAGATCTCCACACCTGTCAAAgcagaggaggaggtggaggaaggCCTTTTGTTCTGTCAAggagaaaaaaatagaaaattatCTTATGAAGCTGCACAATGTAAATGTGATATGACATAAAATGACCTGAACTGCAGATGGACACAAATCCAGCAAAAACCAAGCTCTTTATATCTCACTGTGTGTAAACACAGAACACTTCTTAAAAGCCCTGCGGTGCACATTATATGCATGGTGATGTTTTCACCAGTTTCTATCAAGGAGACTTAATTAATACAATTAATATCATAATTAGTATTTACAAATCATTATTTTCCACTTTGTCTTTGAGGGTATTTATTTTCTTCATATCATTCGATAGGTGGCGGTATTGAGTAAAATGTTGGTTCGATGATTGTGACTAAAatcaaggaagaagaagaagagtgagcagCTTCCGTACAgtcactttttttaaatttatttttattttttactaaaatggCCAAATTCAAAGACAAAAAACGAGACAAAATAAGTGTCGCAAGTGAAGTAAGGCGTTTAAGATGTTGCTTTGTCTTTGGGAGACATTTCAAAGAGTTCACGATGACATTTTCTTgccttttaatattttagatcgATCGTGTGGAAGAGCAGCGCGCGCACTGTCAGGAAAATCTAGAGTGGGCGGAGTTTAGGAGCAGACGAGAGAAACACTCTGAGAAGAAAAGGTGAAACCGGATCCACTCCGGATTAACTAACCAGATCCACTGTTTAACTAACGCCACGTGTTTCTGTAATTAGTTGGTGTTTCTCAGCACCTGACTGACCGAATCTGTTTTAAGATATTTATCAGTGTAAACAGCAGATGTGCACCAGCAACACAAACTATTCAGAACACTGGTCATGTTCCTTAGATGAGTGATGATTTGAAAGAGTTAAGATCTTATTATCATCTATAGTTACGGTCAGTCAAAATCAGTTCCCAGTGGGTTcgttaaaaaaaaacaggtaaTTTTGTGTCTGTCTCACACTTTGTCCTGACCAGTTAATTTTgcattttttaacagtaatcctgGTTTTGAACTGCAGATGTGCATGccatacttttacaaatactatGTGCACATCACTGAAACAATATTGTGTGTCTGCAATGAAATCATTTCTTATTAACAGCACTGCGGCGTGCAGCGTTCTGGTAATGCACCTGAGGCCGCTTCAAATCTACCTGTGTGCCTCTGGGACATATTTGTTGCAATAAACATTCAGCCTGTATGTCGTTGGCTACTGAAGGACCTTATTTTGTAGGATAAAAAGAGAAAACTGTTCTCATGATGACATTCTAATCTTTTCTACTTTGCAGGCAGCAGCTGGCCGATGAATTGTCCATCATAACTGACAGACTGCAGAAGTTAGGTGAGCCCTTAAATGTTCATTAATTAATAAAtcattaattatttttaaaaggTTCTGATGGTTAGAAACCTGCTGCAGATGAAGAACTTCTACTTGAGGGCTCGTTATGGCTTGGTGCTCTTCCCAGGATGAGATGTGAATCCAGATGATCTGGATtgtagtcagttttttttttctctcccagcaATGTGTTGATgagtcaaaaataaaaaatgatggGTGACGCCTTACTAAGGTTAAGGTTGGCTTCCGAtaagaaataacccagtcattgttttccctctggaagcaaaattctttcacacagtcaaagtatgaaatcactcacattttacagaatgcagaagcagcaattaattttgaacagtACAATCATTCAACTGtacattattgatcagcatatttcaaacataaatgtacaaaccatttgattgtaaacagaggcaacaacaacattatttgcagtccacatcttgacctcatgacctttgaacatatcatgaaacatcatgtcaggcattagtcatgactttattaaaaatggtcaatgtctgacatgaTTTAAACCAACACGTTACACCCTGTACTTAAacatatgttatttatgaaaaccttaaaccaaaacacattactgatttgagagtcaacaaacctgtcagcagttccacatgttcaatacaatttatcataagcacatatttcaatcattaatcaaaccgtataatattgtatcatttc
The sequence above is drawn from the Thalassophryne amazonica chromosome 21, fThaAma1.1, whole genome shotgun sequence genome and encodes:
- the kif25 gene encoding LOW QUALITY PROTEIN: kinesin-like protein KIF25 (The sequence of the model RefSeq protein was modified relative to this genomic sequence to represent the inferred CDS: inserted 1 base in 1 codon) translates to MSLFINKDKMFAHQVHLLEHKLRSKEERILELETENAILHLRLAEYLGKLHRDHGQKSNTPRHLQHRRSSQTPTRAALAKVLSDVQAVKRNLREVCALYLTSAAELKNQSRELLDKLDQASTGLNRAEVHSKFVSSVFPVHTQAKIELRGNIRVHCRVRPVLHFDRIQSLIPGSGPVSSEPVVFAVSDDTVMVNCTRPGTLVHNKMFEFERVHGPEDSQDAVFEEVRPLLTSLLDGYNVCIMAYGQTGSGKTHTMMGCQTQPEHLESQQEELQGIIPTAAAELFRLISETPADSHTVEVSVLEVYNNEVFDLLARDEQGNTAGQRRDVITISSGTSQVTALTHELVCNASEVMQIVNSILKVRTRCPTLVHXSHLIVTLSISSKSRTALAVARRLQSVNGSQCSRKTQWWSPRCRRANPATRHSTDELSASPATSPCPSPCASPRSSISQAPFRTKLQLVDLAGSECVGVSGVSGAALREASCTNRSLSALSDVLGALAEQRPHVPYRNSKLTHLLQDAIGGDAKLLVMLCVSPTQRFITESLQSLGFGTRARQVQKDLPKKKNHSLKVK
- the ccdc167 gene encoding coiled-coil domain-containing protein 167; the protein is MAKFKDKKRDKISVASEIDRVEEQRAHCQENLEWAEFRSRREKHSEKKRQQLADELSIITDRLQKLDKELQSLRGENRRNMLLSLALLAVSVVFYYLIFENHESS